Proteins encoded together in one Lysinibacter cavernae window:
- a CDS encoding LacI family DNA-binding transcriptional regulator, giving the protein MTTMQDVATRAGVSAKTVSRVFNDDPNVSPETRERVQEALAALNYRPNMLARRFREGRDSAIGIAVPNIGDPFFATIIRSIEDRAVERGMVVFVTTLGQDATNEPARVERLMRRQISGMLIAPVSNDQSYLEQWGDETPIVFIDREPINFAADSVVVDDEAMARVATAHLIDQGHRRIGFVGDTTSLVTTRKRLDGYRAALQLAGIEPDDSLVSLDGSLLVFGYRSPADAVAQASALLSVDDPPTALFSSNAQCSMGLVRALHSLGRTELGFVSFGDFPMADALTPAVTVIDQNAEGLAELAGNVLFDAIDAPATRATPSVHSLPLHLIPRGSGEIAPASV; this is encoded by the coding sequence ATGACCACCATGCAAGACGTCGCAACGCGAGCCGGCGTCAGTGCCAAAACGGTCTCCCGCGTGTTCAACGACGACCCGAATGTGTCTCCCGAAACGCGCGAGCGGGTGCAAGAAGCGCTTGCCGCTCTGAACTACCGGCCAAACATGCTTGCCCGGCGCTTTCGCGAAGGGCGGGATTCTGCCATCGGCATTGCTGTGCCCAACATTGGCGACCCGTTTTTCGCCACGATCATCCGCTCAATTGAAGACCGGGCTGTTGAACGCGGCATGGTGGTGTTTGTCACAACCCTCGGACAAGACGCAACCAACGAGCCCGCGCGGGTCGAGCGACTCATGCGTCGCCAGATTAGCGGAATGCTGATCGCTCCCGTCTCAAACGATCAGAGCTACCTCGAACAGTGGGGCGACGAGACACCCATCGTCTTCATCGACCGCGAACCAATCAACTTTGCCGCCGACAGCGTTGTTGTTGACGACGAGGCCATGGCCAGGGTTGCCACGGCGCACCTCATCGATCAGGGACACCGACGCATCGGATTTGTTGGCGACACGACCTCACTCGTGACCACGCGCAAGCGACTTGACGGCTACAGGGCAGCGCTTCAGCTGGCGGGGATCGAACCCGATGACTCCCTCGTTTCGCTCGACGGTTCGCTGCTCGTCTTCGGCTATCGCAGCCCAGCAGATGCCGTGGCCCAGGCATCAGCTCTGCTTTCGGTCGATGACCCACCAACCGCTCTCTTCTCGTCAAACGCCCAGTGCAGTATGGGGCTCGTGCGCGCGCTGCACTCCCTTGGCCGCACCGAGCTTGGCTTTGTGAGTTTTGGCGATTTTCCGATGGCGGATGCACTCACCCCAGCCGTGACCGTCATCGATCAGAACGCCGAGGGCCTCGCCGAGCTTGCGGGCAATGTGTTGTTTGACGCGATTGACGCGCCAGCGACGAGGGCAACCCCGTCGGTGCACAGCCTGCCGCTGCACCTCATCCCTCGCGGGTCTGGCGAAATCGCGCCTGCCTCGGTCTAA
- a CDS encoding zinc-dependent alcohol dehydrogenase family protein, which produces MKAVVYDSPRNFTVTEVPTPEPAANEVLIKVTQTGICGTDLHIHEGDFYAAFPLIPGHEVVGVVSEIGADVTTLTVGQRVSVNPNINCGGCHFCRSGRPLLCSDLKGIGTNWPGAFAEYLTAPEDYVYSVDGLDDDTAVFTEPAACAMHGLETLTVKPGSTALVFGAGPTGLLLAQLLVSGGAAKVTVAASSAFKLERATALGVDDTYLMNRETLDTSVSDLLERSGGEGFDIVVDATGSPAVSERTVGLTRSGGTVMFYGVTGPDDRVSLSPYDIFRREITIKGSFAEISAFPATIQALHTGRARTDGIITHRFSLDEYGAAMETLRSDPTAHKIVIVP; this is translated from the coding sequence ATGAAAGCCGTTGTCTACGATTCACCCCGCAACTTCACGGTCACGGAAGTGCCAACACCAGAACCCGCAGCAAATGAGGTCCTCATCAAGGTCACCCAAACGGGAATCTGCGGAACTGACCTGCACATCCACGAGGGCGATTTTTATGCGGCGTTCCCGCTCATACCCGGCCACGAAGTTGTTGGCGTTGTGAGCGAGATTGGCGCGGACGTGACCACGCTCACGGTCGGGCAGCGCGTAAGCGTCAACCCAAACATTAACTGCGGCGGCTGCCATTTCTGCCGTTCAGGCCGGCCGCTGCTCTGCAGCGACCTCAAAGGCATCGGCACCAACTGGCCAGGCGCCTTCGCCGAATACCTCACGGCACCAGAAGACTATGTGTACTCGGTTGACGGGCTCGACGACGACACGGCCGTCTTCACCGAGCCAGCGGCCTGTGCCATGCACGGCCTCGAAACCCTCACGGTGAAGCCAGGCAGCACCGCCCTCGTCTTTGGCGCAGGCCCGACTGGGCTGCTCCTTGCTCAGTTGCTCGTGAGCGGTGGAGCCGCAAAGGTCACGGTTGCAGCATCCTCAGCTTTTAAGCTTGAGCGTGCGACCGCCCTCGGCGTTGACGACACCTACCTCATGAACCGCGAAACGCTCGACACGAGCGTTTCTGACCTGCTTGAGCGATCCGGAGGCGAGGGTTTTGACATCGTGGTGGATGCAACTGGCTCCCCCGCCGTCAGCGAACGGACCGTTGGGCTCACCCGCAGCGGGGGCACCGTCATGTTCTACGGGGTAACCGGCCCCGACGACAGGGTCAGCCTGAGCCCCTACGATATTTTCCGCCGCGAAATCACGATCAAGGGTTCCTTCGCGGAGATTAGCGCGTTCCCCGCAACCATCCAGGCCCTACATACCGGCCGGGCAAGAACCGACGGCATCATCACCCACCGATTCAGCCTCGACGAGTATGGTGCCGCTATGGAAACACTCCGCTCTGATCCGACCGCACACAAGATTGTGATTGTTCCCTAG